Proteins encoded in a region of the Natronorubrum halophilum genome:
- a CDS encoding phosphoglucomutase/phosphomannomutase family protein, with protein METISFGTDGWRATLEEFTTPRVRMVGQAVATYLHDEGLEGTVVVGYDARETSRGFAEEVARVLCANGFDVIVPERDRPTPLVAHAIVERDLAGGLAITASHNPPEYNGVKFIPEDGAPALPDVTDAIADRLAEPDPRPETEHGTVREVDLVTPHADSVLELVETVTGSADLSDADLTVAYDAMHGSGRGTTDALLERAGVSVERLRCERDPEFGGGAPEPAPENLEALIELVTDDETAPELGIANDGDADRIAIVTPERGYLDENLFFAALYDSLLEDDSGSVVRSVSTTYLIDRVADAHGETVHEVPVGFKWVAEAMGDHDALVGGEESGGFTVRGHVREKDGVLMALLAAVMHAAEPIDSRVDRLLEAHGAVVQDKRSVPCPDHEKARVLSELEDEIPETVAGTAVEGVNTADGFKLQLADGSWLLIRPSGTEPVLRVYAEGADERRVGELLEAGRELVEPLV; from the coding sequence ATGGAGACGATCAGCTTCGGTACCGACGGCTGGCGGGCGACGCTCGAGGAGTTTACGACGCCTCGGGTTCGGATGGTTGGACAGGCTGTCGCGACGTACCTCCACGACGAAGGGCTCGAGGGGACGGTCGTCGTCGGCTACGACGCTCGCGAGACCTCCCGCGGGTTCGCCGAGGAGGTGGCGCGGGTGCTGTGTGCGAACGGCTTCGACGTCATCGTGCCGGAGCGCGACCGGCCGACGCCGCTGGTCGCCCACGCGATCGTCGAGCGGGACCTGGCGGGCGGTCTCGCGATCACGGCTTCCCACAACCCGCCGGAGTACAACGGCGTGAAGTTCATTCCCGAGGACGGCGCGCCGGCCCTCCCGGACGTGACGGACGCGATCGCGGATCGACTGGCCGAGCCCGACCCCCGTCCCGAAACCGAACACGGCACCGTTCGCGAGGTCGATCTCGTTACCCCCCACGCCGATAGCGTCCTCGAGTTAGTCGAGACCGTCACCGGCAGTGCCGACCTCTCGGATGCGGACCTGACCGTCGCCTACGACGCCATGCACGGCAGCGGTCGGGGAACGACCGACGCGTTGCTCGAGCGGGCCGGGGTCTCAGTCGAACGTCTGCGCTGTGAGCGCGACCCCGAGTTCGGCGGGGGCGCACCCGAGCCCGCTCCCGAAAACCTCGAGGCGCTGATCGAACTCGTCACGGACGACGAAACGGCCCCGGAACTCGGCATCGCGAACGACGGCGACGCGGACCGAATCGCCATCGTCACGCCCGAACGCGGCTACCTCGACGAGAACCTCTTTTTCGCCGCGCTCTACGACTCCCTGCTCGAGGACGATTCGGGATCGGTCGTCCGGAGCGTCTCCACGACCTACCTGATCGACCGCGTAGCTGACGCTCACGGCGAGACCGTCCACGAGGTTCCGGTCGGCTTCAAGTGGGTCGCCGAGGCGATGGGTGACCACGACGCGCTCGTCGGGGGCGAAGAGTCCGGCGGCTTCACCGTTCGCGGTCACGTCCGCGAGAAAGACGGCGTCCTGATGGCATTGCTCGCGGCCGTCATGCACGCCGCGGAGCCGATCGATTCGCGGGTCGACCGCCTGCTCGAGGCGCACGGCGCGGTCGTACAGGACAAGCGAAGCGTGCCCTGTCCCGACCACGAGAAGGCCCGAGTACTCTCCGAACTCGAGGACGAGATTCCCGAGACCGTCGCGGGAACGGCCGTCGAGGGCGTCAACACCGCCGACGGGTTCAAGCTCCAACTCGCCGACGGCTCGTGGCTGTTGATCCGCCCCAGCGGGACCGAGCCGGTGTTGCGGGTCTACGCCGAGGGGGCGGACGAGCGTCGGGTCGGCGAGTTGCTCGAGGCCGGCCGGGAGTTAGTCGAACCGCTCGTGTGA
- a CDS encoding IMP cyclohydrolase → MYVGRFVVVGPEVGAYRVSSRSFPNRKITAREDALTVGPTEDAPETDNPYVSYNCLRVVETPTGETAAFGNGSHVDPIAEKLESGYPARDALAESLLALDYEKDDYNTPRIAATIGGDGEALIGTVRKDALLVETVEEPTLVATYEKDSPETIDLTAESADAAASEVYDLEFEHAVCAAGVARTDDGFETAIENGD, encoded by the coding sequence ATGTACGTTGGACGATTCGTCGTCGTCGGTCCCGAGGTCGGAGCCTACCGCGTCTCCTCGCGTTCGTTCCCGAATCGAAAGATCACCGCCCGCGAGGACGCCCTCACCGTCGGTCCCACCGAGGACGCCCCCGAGACGGACAATCCCTACGTGTCGTACAACTGCCTGCGGGTGGTCGAGACGCCGACGGGCGAGACGGCCGCCTTCGGGAACGGCTCGCACGTCGATCCGATCGCGGAGAAACTCGAGTCGGGCTATCCCGCTCGAGACGCCCTCGCTGAGAGTCTACTCGCGCTGGATTACGAGAAGGACGACTACAACACGCCCCGGATCGCGGCGACGATCGGCGGCGACGGCGAGGCGCTGATCGGGACCGTCCGAAAGGACGCCCTGCTGGTCGAAACGGTCGAGGAACCGACGCTGGTCGCGACCTACGAGAAGGACTCCCCCGAAACCATCGATCTCACGGCCGAGAGCGCCGACGCCGCCGCGAGCGAGGTGTACGATCTCGAGTTCGAACACGCGGTCTGTGCGGCCGGCGTCGCCCGAACCGACGACGGCTTCGAGACGGCGATCGAGAACGGCGACTGA
- a CDS encoding metallophosphoesterase family protein, with protein MKVGLISDVHGNRVALEAVLEDMPPVDRLLCAGDVVGYNPWPAECVDALRERGVPTVVGNHDAAVVEGTAFRFNGMARAGVEYAKTQLSDDQFAWLESLPEERLECDGRVKLVHGHPDDPERYTRYTYPDEFSPRLLEDEDVLALGHTHVQGVERYAEGIVVNPGSVGQPRDGDPRAGYAVVDLEAMTVDTDRVEYDIETVQKAVSEAGLPERIGRRLARGK; from the coding sequence ATGAAAGTCGGGCTCATCTCCGACGTCCACGGCAATCGGGTCGCACTCGAGGCTGTCCTCGAGGACATGCCACCGGTCGATCGGCTCCTGTGTGCGGGCGACGTCGTGGGGTACAATCCCTGGCCCGCCGAGTGCGTCGACGCGCTCCGGGAGCGGGGCGTTCCGACGGTGGTCGGCAACCACGACGCCGCGGTCGTCGAGGGCACCGCGTTCCGGTTCAACGGGATGGCGCGGGCGGGCGTCGAGTACGCGAAAACGCAGCTTTCGGACGACCAGTTCGCGTGGCTCGAGTCGCTGCCCGAGGAACGCCTCGAGTGCGACGGACGGGTCAAACTCGTCCACGGCCACCCGGACGATCCGGAGCGGTACACGCGCTACACCTACCCGGACGAGTTCTCGCCGCGGCTCCTCGAAGACGAGGACGTGCTAGCGCTTGGCCACACCCACGTTCAGGGGGTCGAACGGTACGCGGAGGGAATCGTCGTCAATCCGGGCAGCGTCGGACAGCCGAGAGACGGCGATCCGCGAGCGGGCTACGCGGTGGTCGACCTCGAGGCGATGACCGTGGACACCGACCGCGTCGAGTACGATATCGAGACGGTCCAGAAGGCCGTCAGCGAGGCCGGACTCCCCGAGCGGATCGGCCGCCGACTCGCCCGCGGGAAATGA
- a CDS encoding NADPH-dependent FMN reductase: protein MTRSPSIVAVSGSLRETSYTRTALQYVLRAAADAGAETTLLDLREHEIPVYDPDVGERGDVEDAMQRVRESDAVALGTPVYHGSYSGVLKNFHDYCGFDEYEDTTVGLLATAGGGSYGSTLDHLRITVRGVHGWVLPHQVGVRNASKKFEADPDAIDGRRFRDPGLQERVEKLGRNLAEYAFIEPSVTSARSTAADN, encoded by the coding sequence ATGACCCGATCACCCTCCATCGTCGCCGTTAGCGGAAGTCTTCGCGAAACGAGTTACACGCGAACGGCGCTGCAGTACGTCCTTCGGGCGGCCGCCGACGCCGGTGCGGAGACGACGCTGCTCGACCTGCGCGAGCACGAGATTCCGGTGTACGATCCCGACGTTGGCGAGCGAGGCGACGTCGAGGACGCGATGCAACGCGTTCGAGAGTCCGACGCCGTCGCGCTTGGAACGCCGGTGTATCACGGCTCCTACTCCGGGGTGCTGAAAAACTTCCACGACTACTGCGGGTTCGACGAGTACGAGGACACGACCGTCGGGCTGTTGGCGACCGCCGGCGGCGGCAGCTACGGCTCGACGCTCGATCACCTGCGAATTACCGTTCGGGGCGTCCACGGCTGGGTTCTGCCCCATCAGGTCGGAGTTCGAAACGCCTCCAAGAAGTTCGAGGCGGATCCCGACGCCATCGACGGTCGTCGGTTTCGCGACCCGGGCCTTCAGGAGCGAGTCGAGAAGCTGGGTCGAAACCTCGCCGAGTACGCGTTCATCGAGCCGAGCGTCACGTCGGCGCGATCCACCGCAGCCGACAACTGA
- the cysE gene encoding serine O-acetyltransferase, whose protein sequence is MFDRLREDTRAMCSRDPAAKRCLEVALAYPGVHAVWGHRIAHRFWNADAPGARLFARLFSHLVRLLTGVEIHPGATIGRRVTIDHGMGVVIGETAEVGDDVHMYHGVTLGGDTNEPVKRHPTVESGVRIGANATLLGDITVGTDAAVGAGSVVTRDVEPGSTVVGVPAERVD, encoded by the coding sequence ATGTTCGACCGACTGCGTGAGGATACGCGGGCGATGTGCAGTCGCGATCCCGCCGCGAAGCGGTGTCTCGAAGTTGCGCTCGCCTACCCGGGCGTCCACGCGGTCTGGGGCCACCGGATCGCCCACCGGTTCTGGAACGCCGACGCCCCCGGCGCTCGACTGTTCGCCCGGCTGTTCTCCCACCTGGTTCGCCTGCTCACCGGCGTCGAGATCCACCCGGGCGCGACGATCGGTCGGCGGGTGACGATCGATCACGGAATGGGCGTCGTGATCGGCGAGACGGCCGAGGTCGGCGACGACGTCCACATGTACCACGGCGTCACGCTCGGCGGCGACACGAACGAGCCGGTCAAGCGACACCCGACCGTCGAATCAGGCGTCCGGATCGGTGCGAACGCGACGCTGCTGGGGGATATCACGGTCGGAACGGACGCGGCCGTCGGTGCCGGGTCGGTCGTCACTCGAGACGTCGAGCCCGGATCGACGGTCGTCGGTGTGCCGGCGGAGCGAGTCGACTGA